The Panthera leo isolate Ple1 chromosome C2, P.leo_Ple1_pat1.1, whole genome shotgun sequence genome window below encodes:
- the LOC122198718 gene encoding ragulator complex protein LAMTOR3-like — protein MADDLKRFLYKKLPSVEGLHAIVVSDGDGVPVITVANDNAPEHALRPGFFSTFALATDQGSKLGLSKNKSIICYYNAYQVVQFNRLPLVVSFTTSSNANTGFIVSLAKELAPFFDELRQVVVAS, from the coding sequence ATGGCAGATGACCTGAAGCGATTCCTGTATAAAAAATTACCAAGTGTTGAAGGGCTCCACGCTATTGTTGTGTCAGATGGAGATGGAGTGCCAGTTATTACAGTGGCCAATGATAATGCTCCAGAGCATGCTTTGAGACCTGGTTTCTTCTCTACTTTTGCCCTGGCAACAGACCAAGGAAGCAAACTTggactttcaaaaaataaaagtatcatcTGTTACTATAACGCCTACCAGGTGGTTCAATTCAATCGTTTACCTTTGGTGGTGAGTTTCACGACCAGCAGCAATGCCAATACAGGATTCATTGTCAGCCTAGCAAAGGAACTTGCTCCATTCTTTGACGAACTGAGACAAGTTGTGGTAGCTTCTTAA